The following coding sequences are from one Lemur catta isolate mLemCat1 chromosome 16, mLemCat1.pri, whole genome shotgun sequence window:
- the LOC123621568 gene encoding 60S ribosomal protein L7-like, with product MEGVEEKKKKVPAVPETLKKKRRNFAELKIKRLRKKFAQKMLRKARRKLIYEKAKHYHKEYRQMYRTEIRMARMARKAGNFYVPAEPKLAFVIRIRGINGVSPKVRKVLQLLHLRQIFNGTFVKLNKASINILRIVKPYIAWGYPNLKSVNELIYKRGYGKINKKQIALTDNALIARSLGKYGIICMEDLIHEIYTVGKRFKEANNFLWPFKLSSPRGGMKKKTTHFVEGGDAGNREDQINRLIRRMN from the coding sequence ATGGAGGGTGtcgaagagaagaaaaagaaggttcCTGCTGTGCCAGAAACCCTTAAGAAAAAGCGAAGAAATTTCGCAGAGCTGAAGATCAAACGCCTGAGAAAGAAGTTTGCCCAAAAGATGCTTCGAAAGGCAAGGAGGAAGCTTATCTATGAAAAAGCTAAGCATTATCACAAGGAATACAGGCAGATGTACAGAACTGAGATTCGAATGGCTAGGATGGCGAGAAAAGCGGGCAACTTTTATGTACCTGCAGAACCCAAATTGGCGTTCGTCATCAGGATCCGAGGTATCAATGGTGTGAGCCCAAAGGTCCGAAAGGTGTTGCAGCTTCTTCACCTTCGTCAGATCTTCAATGGAACCTTTGTTAAGCTCAACAAGGCTTCAATTAACATTCTGAGGATTGTAAAACCATATATTGCATGGGGGTACCCAAACCTGAAGTCAGTAAATGAACTAATCTACAAGCGTGGTTATGGCAAAATCAATAAGAAACAAATTGCGTTGACAGATAACGCTTTGATTGCTCGATCTCTTGGTAAATACGGCATCATCTGCATGGAAGATCTGATTCATGAGATCTATACTGTTGGGAAACGcttcaaagaagcaaataatttCCTGTGGCCTTTCAAGTTATCATCTCCACGGGgtggaatgaagaaaaagacaacccattTTGTAGAAGGTGGAGATGCTGGCAACAGGGAAGACCAGATCAACAGGCTTATTAGAAGAATGAACTAA